One stretch of Flavobacterium sp. 9 DNA includes these proteins:
- a CDS encoding MupA/Atu3671 family FMN-dependent luciferase-like monooxygenase: MGNLIIKQRLTQLIQEGISFEVSQGKLLVKGNLSALDNAQKEFLKDNKEEIISLIESQTQEIPEIKKTDKELPKPLSFSQQSLWLLDRINNGSSHYNLASTFKLKGKINYEALNQTFATILERHSSLRSSFFVDGHGEPVQKIQDVPNFNVTVEEIDPSIQKFESHILGLIEQESNNVFDLTQDLLLRVKLLKINNEEHILIVTMHHIASDGWSIGILVNEFNILYSSYLRGESNTLPELDIQYADYAYWQRQWLKGKVLDNQINYWKKQLADLPVIHSLPLDSPRPFTQTFSGNTYNSFVEKKTLTALYNLSKAEGATLFMAIHAAFSTLLARYSNEKDIVVGTPIANREKAEIANLVGFFMNLLVLRSDLSQEPSFRALLKQSKKMLEDSYEYQQMPFEKLVEELKVPRNLGHNPLFQVLLSLQNNTQEEISLSDIVLEPFNYKEGNSAKYDLSLNVTETPNGLILSWEYNTDLFVESTIVRMAEHFNTLLSSLLVNPDENVFKANLIGEKEANQIYEHLSGDVVEVSTNESAINFFDYQTKNNPNQTAIISNDVSYNYAQLGEKVDAIAGFLIDQGVQNGDKVGICLLRNFEMVATIFACFKLGAAYIPLDPVYSSERINQTINDAQPKCIVTLSALKELFLNGSSNEDFVYLDKVQAQKENQVIATNCSGNNVAYIIFTSGTTGKPKGIEVTHENLSNLLKGLDISFGSETKQTWLAQTSVNFDISVLEIIWTISRGHKVVLQQSNPFKLVSHDKITPSKNIDFSIMFFGADKNNNQKYDLLLDTVKYADQNNFTAIWTPERHFGEFGGAFSSPSVLSGAISTMTKNISIRSGSVVLPLHDPIRVAEEWSIVDNLSNGRVGISIASGWHPNDFVFSNSNYSDRHNEMREKITELKNLWEGNPIVRKNGVDKDFTIQIRPTPIQQKLPLWITAAGSPETFKYAGEIGANILTHMLGQTLEKLEANIAVYHQALKDNGFSIEDKQVSLMLHTYIDASHEDATATSEQPFKDYLRSSMKLMEPLAKELGLDIDTQSDEIIDIAYRKFSKENTLIGTPESCQKMLFSIQNIGVTEVACLVDFGVESEKVLSRLEKIVETKTLYHSQAELTKLLNIDNQRTELELIDTYKVTHVQMTPSQSKLIADLNSQDKSKELSSVQHWFIGGEPLNQNLINSLSLITNSKLYNMYGPTETTVWSTWREINSKDFRIGKPIINTNLLLLNEFEQQVPFGVVGELYIGGSGVAKGYYNNAELTNKSFKQVINSHFGNSRFYKTGDLMKLTSDGTFEYVGRKDNQVKVNGYRIELEEIEKTISKVPGVKNCKVLPITENNTTYLSAYVIKDDIVYGNYTELPVEEQAKPFYFPDGSTVYHQSDRQLAMLYKEIFQDGIYSRHHIKVPENGLVLDVGANIGTFSMEVNQSQPSATIIAFEPIPQIFSALKKNFEHRQIKGRILNFGVSNKKENATFHYYPEMSGMSGRFTEKETIVDAVGKYIEYDKALMADETYQSGEKNSIVKSFYDTIDGENDFSNEFREYLTSLYNSNEVECQLTTISDVIDDLKIEAIDLLKIDVEKSECLVLEGIREEHWPMIHQVAIEVDGDNNLNTILELLNIKGYEVNVDELVMSDAELPRDENTYMVYGTNHKIGEKKKDQILQQFESQTNETSIRDFVKKMLPDYMSPKDITFVPSIPLMENGKVDMMKLKEIKPQESISNNVITLNNKTELDIYRIWCEVLKKENIPYHVSIFEAGGNSIEIVVLHEKLQKEFGVEFSLIELFRNPTIPQQAKLIENANKDTQEDVAIKKAVDKGASRRNARSNRN; the protein is encoded by the coding sequence ATGGGAAATCTAATTATAAAGCAGAGGTTAACACAGTTAATTCAGGAAGGTATAAGTTTTGAAGTTTCCCAAGGTAAACTTTTGGTAAAAGGTAATTTAAGCGCATTAGATAATGCACAGAAAGAGTTTTTAAAAGACAATAAAGAAGAAATTATTTCTTTGATAGAAAGTCAGACTCAGGAAATTCCCGAGATCAAAAAAACGGACAAAGAGCTGCCAAAACCGCTTTCTTTTTCCCAACAAAGTTTATGGCTTCTGGATCGAATCAATAATGGTAGTTCACATTATAATCTTGCTTCTACTTTTAAATTAAAAGGCAAAATAAATTACGAAGCTTTAAATCAAACTTTTGCGACTATTCTTGAAAGACACAGCAGTTTGCGCAGCAGCTTTTTTGTCGATGGTCATGGAGAACCTGTTCAAAAAATTCAGGATGTACCAAATTTTAATGTTACAGTTGAAGAAATAGATCCTTCAATTCAAAAATTTGAATCTCATATTTTAGGATTAATTGAGCAAGAATCAAATAACGTATTTGATCTAACCCAGGATTTGTTGTTAAGAGTCAAATTGCTCAAAATAAATAATGAAGAGCATATTCTGATCGTAACCATGCATCATATTGCTTCAGATGGATGGTCTATTGGAATTTTAGTTAACGAATTTAATATTCTTTACAGCAGTTATCTTAGAGGAGAATCTAATACACTGCCGGAATTAGACATACAATATGCTGATTATGCCTATTGGCAAAGACAATGGCTGAAAGGAAAAGTTTTGGACAATCAGATAAATTATTGGAAAAAACAATTGGCAGATTTACCTGTAATTCATAGTTTACCATTAGATAGCCCTAGACCGTTCACACAAACTTTTAGTGGAAATACCTATAATTCATTTGTTGAAAAAAAGACATTAACCGCTTTATACAATTTATCTAAGGCAGAAGGCGCTACTTTATTTATGGCTATTCATGCTGCATTTAGTACTTTGTTAGCACGATATAGCAATGAAAAAGACATTGTTGTTGGTACTCCAATTGCTAATAGAGAAAAGGCTGAAATTGCTAATCTGGTTGGGTTTTTTATGAATCTTTTGGTCTTAAGAAGTGATTTGTCTCAAGAACCAAGTTTCAGAGCATTGCTGAAACAAAGTAAAAAAATGTTGGAAGACTCTTATGAGTATCAACAAATGCCTTTTGAAAAACTGGTAGAAGAATTAAAAGTTCCAAGAAATTTGGGACACAATCCATTATTTCAGGTTTTATTATCCCTTCAGAATAATACGCAAGAAGAGATTTCTTTGAGTGATATTGTTTTGGAACCATTTAATTATAAAGAAGGAAATAGCGCAAAATATGATCTTAGTTTAAATGTAACCGAAACCCCAAACGGACTTATCCTTTCCTGGGAATACAATACAGATCTCTTCGTGGAGTCAACTATTGTTCGTATGGCAGAACATTTTAATACTTTATTAAGTTCTTTATTGGTTAATCCTGATGAAAATGTTTTTAAAGCAAACCTTATCGGTGAAAAAGAAGCAAATCAAATATACGAACACTTAAGTGGAGATGTAGTTGAAGTGAGTACGAACGAAAGTGCCATAAACTTTTTTGACTATCAAACGAAGAACAATCCAAACCAAACGGCTATTATTAGTAATGATGTTTCGTATAACTATGCACAATTAGGAGAAAAAGTCGATGCAATTGCTGGTTTTTTAATAGATCAGGGCGTACAAAACGGAGACAAAGTAGGAATCTGTTTATTGCGTAATTTCGAAATGGTCGCTACAATTTTTGCTTGTTTTAAACTTGGAGCCGCTTATATTCCTCTTGATCCTGTTTACTCTTCAGAGCGAATAAATCAGACTATAAATGATGCACAACCTAAGTGTATTGTAACATTAAGCGCATTAAAAGAACTTTTTTTAAACGGATCATCGAATGAGGATTTTGTTTATTTGGACAAGGTTCAAGCTCAAAAAGAAAATCAGGTAATCGCGACAAATTGCAGCGGTAACAACGTAGCCTATATTATTTTTACTTCGGGAACAACCGGAAAACCTAAAGGGATTGAAGTTACCCATGAAAATTTAAGTAATTTATTAAAAGGCTTAGATATTTCTTTTGGCAGCGAAACCAAACAAACGTGGCTTGCGCAAACGAGTGTTAATTTCGACATCTCGGTTTTAGAAATTATCTGGACTATTTCGAGAGGACATAAGGTTGTATTACAGCAATCAAATCCTTTTAAATTAGTATCACATGATAAAATAACGCCATCAAAAAATATAGATTTCAGCATCATGTTTTTTGGAGCTGATAAAAACAATAATCAGAAGTATGATTTATTGTTAGATACTGTAAAATATGCAGATCAAAACAATTTCACTGCAATTTGGACACCGGAACGTCATTTTGGTGAATTTGGAGGAGCATTTTCAAGTCCTTCAGTTTTAAGTGGCGCTATATCGACGATGACAAAGAATATAAGTATCAGATCAGGAAGTGTTGTACTTCCTTTGCATGATCCAATTCGTGTCGCAGAAGAATGGTCGATAGTTGATAATTTAAGCAATGGTCGCGTAGGAATAAGTATTGCATCAGGATGGCATCCGAATGATTTTGTTTTTTCAAATTCAAATTATAGTGATCGCCATAATGAGATGCGTGAAAAAATTACTGAACTTAAAAACCTTTGGGAAGGAAATCCTATTGTGCGTAAGAATGGTGTTGATAAAGATTTTACAATACAAATAAGACCAACACCAATACAACAAAAATTACCACTTTGGATAACTGCTGCCGGAAGTCCAGAAACTTTTAAATATGCCGGAGAAATTGGCGCCAATATTCTAACACATATGCTTGGGCAAACGTTAGAAAAACTGGAAGCAAATATTGCGGTTTATCACCAAGCCTTAAAAGACAACGGATTTAGCATAGAAGACAAACAAGTTTCTTTGATGCTTCATACTTATATTGATGCTTCACATGAAGATGCGACCGCTACGAGTGAGCAGCCGTTTAAAGATTATCTGAGATCTTCTATGAAATTAATGGAACCTCTGGCAAAAGAGTTAGGGTTAGATATTGATACGCAAAGTGATGAAATCATAGATATTGCTTACAGAAAATTCAGTAAAGAAAATACACTGATAGGTACTCCTGAATCGTGTCAGAAAATGCTTTTTAGTATTCAGAATATCGGAGTTACTGAAGTAGCTTGTTTAGTAGATTTTGGAGTTGAAAGCGAAAAAGTATTGTCGAGACTTGAAAAAATTGTAGAAACCAAAACCTTATATCACTCTCAGGCTGAGCTTACAAAACTATTAAATATAGACAATCAAAGAACCGAATTGGAGCTTATTGACACGTATAAAGTGACTCACGTTCAAATGACTCCATCACAATCTAAACTGATAGCAGATTTAAATAGTCAGGATAAATCCAAAGAATTATCTTCAGTTCAGCATTGGTTTATTGGCGGAGAACCTTTAAATCAAAATCTAATTAACAGCCTTAGTTTAATTACTAATTCTAAGTTGTACAATATGTACGGACCTACTGAAACTACTGTTTGGTCAACATGGAGAGAGATTAACAGCAAAGATTTTAGAATAGGTAAACCTATAATAAACACCAATTTATTGCTTCTGAACGAGTTTGAGCAACAAGTACCTTTTGGAGTTGTTGGAGAACTTTATATTGGAGGTTCAGGAGTTGCAAAAGGATATTATAATAACGCTGAACTCACGAATAAAAGCTTCAAACAAGTCATTAATTCTCATTTTGGCAACAGCCGATTTTATAAAACGGGAGATTTAATGAAATTGACAAGCGATGGAACGTTTGAGTATGTTGGCCGAAAAGACAATCAGGTTAAAGTAAACGGTTACCGTATTGAACTTGAAGAAATAGAAAAAACAATTTCTAAAGTTCCAGGAGTTAAAAATTGTAAAGTTTTACCAATTACAGAAAACAATACAACCTACTTGTCAGCCTACGTAATTAAGGATGATATTGTTTATGGAAACTACACAGAACTTCCTGTTGAAGAACAAGCCAAACCTTTTTATTTCCCTGATGGCAGTACGGTTTATCATCAGTCTGATCGCCAATTGGCAATGTTGTATAAAGAAATATTTCAGGACGGAATATATTCCAGACACCATATAAAAGTACCTGAAAACGGTTTAGTATTAGATGTAGGAGCCAATATAGGAACCTTTAGTATGGAGGTAAACCAAAGTCAGCCTAGCGCAACAATTATTGCTTTTGAACCTATTCCGCAAATTTTTTCTGCTCTTAAGAAAAACTTTGAACACCGACAAATAAAAGGACGTATTCTGAATTTTGGAGTTTCCAATAAAAAAGAAAACGCAACTTTTCACTATTATCCGGAGATGTCAGGAATGTCGGGCAGGTTTACAGAAAAAGAGACAATAGTTGATGCTGTCGGAAAATATATTGAGTACGACAAAGCCCTTATGGCAGATGAAACGTATCAATCCGGAGAAAAAAACAGCATTGTAAAATCTTTCTATGATACTATAGATGGAGAAAATGATTTTTCGAACGAATTCAGAGAATACCTTACCTCGTTGTATAATTCTAATGAAGTCGAATGTCAGCTTACAACAATATCTGATGTAATTGATGATCTGAAAATAGAGGCAATAGATTTACTAAAGATAGACGTAGAAAAGAGCGAATGTCTTGTATTAGAGGGAATTCGCGAAGAACATTGGCCAATGATCCATCAGGTTGCAATTGAAGTAGACGGAGACAATAATTTGAATACCATCTTAGAGTTGCTTAACATAAAAGGATATGAGGTAAACGTTGACGAATTGGTAATGAGTGATGCCGAATTGCCAAGAGACGAAAATACTTATATGGTTTATGGAACTAATCACAAGATTGGCGAGAAGAAAAAAGATCAGATTCTGCAACAATTCGAATCGCAAACAAACGAGACTTCTATCAGAGATTTTGTAAAGAAAATGCTTCCGGATTATATGAGTCCTAAGGATATCACTTTTGTGCCGTCAATTCCTTTAATGGAAAATGGAAAAGTAGACATGATGAAGTTGAAAGAAATTAAACCTCAGGAATCCATTTCGAATAATGTCATTACACTTAATAATAAAACAGAATTAGATATTTATCGCATTTGGTGTGAGGTTCTTAAGAAAGAAAACATCCCATATCACGTCAGTATTTTTGAGGCGGGAGGTAATTCAATTGAGATTGTTGTATTGCATGAAAAGCTTCAAAAAGAGTTTGGTGTCGAGTTTTCATTAATAGAACTTTTCCGAAACCCTACAATTCCTCAACAGGCAAAATTGATAGAAAATGCCAACAAAGACACTCAGGAAGATGTTGCAATCAAAAAAGCAGTAGACAAAGGAGCGTCTCGACGAAATGCCCGTTCTAATCGAAATTAA
- a CDS encoding type I polyketide synthase, whose protein sequence is MKQISENDIAIIGMAGRFPNAKNIDEYWQNLVSGVNSIVKVDEEQLLASGFSESMLNHKRFVNASSRLEDAKYFDADFFGLSNIEATHMDPQIRLLLQTSWHAIEDAGYDMSRLDVAVGNFCGMSTNSYLLKVLDTNSYSEHADPLLYRILNEKDFLATWISYKLNLTGPAMSVQTACSTSLLAVHLACQSLLNRECDMALAGGVSFDSNENIGYIHTPGSIYSKDGVCRPFDSAASGTVNGDGVGTIVLKRATDAIRDKDYVYALIKGTATNNDGANKQGYTTPSVSFQRDVVLEASGVADIDLESVGMIEAHGTGTLIGDPIEVAALTEAFREYTNKVQYCAIGSVKGNIGHLDAAAGIASIIKAALCVNKGILVPSINFSEANPSLQLSTSPFYVSQKTSVWPQHFELRRAGVSSLGVGGSNVHVLVEEPPMIDLEEEESKRPFVVTLSSLNQQNLQLQKKQLSEYVLANPTLTLADLEFSSLYGRKVMPYRFSLVCNDKDELVAQLNGIQNDNCFEGYGNIPETVFMFPGQGSQYANMALALYENNEAFKKDMNYCFDYLKTISQVDFKETIFSDDSVLLDKTENTQIGLFIVEYCLTKELMRAGIKPDAIIGHSLGEYTAACIVGSLTLEDALKLVYHRGRLMGMMPKGAMLLVQSTENDLKPLLLNGVSFCAFNADNSVVIGGSIEDISEQCSILELNSIEYKKLKVSHAYHTQMMNDVLAEYDEILSQAEFKSFESVIFSTYTGDLTEPEVFCSKLYWLNQIIHPVKFSQAIKKAASHFSNPVFIEIGPGNGLSYFANTIFNHQVSTVSLLPRPSNKSNAVTNFYEAKAILLAKGVRFNLPEVHEGKRVPIPGYVFSKDRFWKPKIKINYKSFYDVQESYYNTNNQYKSDRLRSSIEIELADDKEVSEEILNSLNDLNAQYLNEVKKLFSTTEKISNLIEVLYDEVVSDSEEITPNAIQFNKKRNVSSVFVAPETETEKSIQEYWSTILGYSPAGIQDNYFEVGGNSLLATKLLSLLSDKFEITLSFRELSECQTIKELAVLIDSKKEILELVETIEMDNNNDNYIEL, encoded by the coding sequence ATGAAACAAATTTCTGAAAATGATATTGCCATAATAGGGATGGCTGGTCGGTTCCCTAACGCAAAAAACATAGATGAATATTGGCAAAATCTTGTTAGTGGTGTCAATAGTATCGTTAAAGTCGATGAGGAACAACTTCTTGCATCCGGTTTTTCTGAAAGTATGCTCAATCATAAGCGTTTTGTTAATGCAAGTTCAAGACTTGAAGATGCAAAATACTTTGATGCAGATTTCTTTGGACTATCAAATATAGAGGCTACACATATGGATCCTCAAATTAGATTGTTATTGCAAACGAGCTGGCATGCCATAGAAGATGCTGGTTATGATATGAGCCGTCTTGATGTAGCTGTAGGAAACTTTTGTGGAATGTCTACGAACTCTTATTTATTAAAAGTATTAGATACAAATTCATATAGTGAGCATGCAGATCCTTTGTTGTACAGAATCTTAAATGAAAAAGATTTTTTGGCAACGTGGATTTCTTATAAGCTTAATCTAACAGGACCCGCAATGAGCGTGCAAACAGCGTGTTCGACTTCATTACTTGCCGTTCATTTAGCTTGTCAGAGTTTATTGAATCGCGAATGTGATATGGCTTTGGCCGGAGGAGTATCTTTCGATTCAAATGAGAATATAGGTTATATACATACACCCGGATCCATCTATTCTAAAGACGGAGTTTGTCGTCCTTTTGACAGCGCAGCCAGCGGAACTGTTAACGGAGACGGCGTTGGTACAATTGTTTTAAAAAGAGCAACTGATGCGATTAGAGACAAGGATTATGTTTATGCATTAATTAAAGGAACTGCAACAAATAATGACGGAGCCAACAAACAGGGATATACAACTCCAAGTGTAAGTTTTCAAAGAGATGTCGTTCTTGAAGCTTCAGGAGTTGCAGATATTGATCTGGAATCTGTGGGAATGATCGAAGCGCACGGTACAGGAACTTTAATAGGAGATCCAATTGAAGTGGCTGCACTTACGGAAGCATTTCGTGAATACACAAATAAGGTACAATATTGTGCTATTGGTTCTGTAAAAGGAAATATTGGACATTTAGATGCAGCAGCAGGAATAGCTTCGATTATTAAAGCCGCATTATGTGTTAATAAAGGAATTTTGGTACCGAGTATTAATTTTTCAGAAGCAAATCCTTCTTTACAATTAAGTACTTCTCCTTTTTATGTGAGTCAAAAAACATCGGTATGGCCACAACATTTTGAACTTAGAAGAGCAGGAGTTAGTTCGTTAGGAGTTGGCGGAAGTAATGTTCACGTGCTTGTAGAAGAACCGCCAATGATCGATTTAGAAGAAGAAGAAAGCAAAAGACCTTTTGTAGTCACATTATCTTCTTTGAACCAACAAAATTTGCAATTGCAGAAAAAGCAATTATCAGAATATGTCTTGGCAAATCCAACGTTGACACTTGCTGATTTAGAATTTTCAAGCCTTTACGGAAGAAAAGTAATGCCGTACAGATTTAGTCTGGTTTGTAATGATAAAGATGAATTGGTAGCGCAATTAAACGGAATTCAAAATGATAATTGTTTTGAAGGATATGGAAATATACCCGAAACTGTGTTCATGTTTCCGGGACAAGGAAGTCAGTATGCGAATATGGCTTTAGCATTATACGAGAATAATGAAGCCTTTAAAAAGGATATGAATTATTGTTTTGATTACCTGAAAACAATATCTCAGGTTGATTTTAAAGAAACCATTTTCTCTGATGACAGTGTTTTATTAGATAAAACCGAAAATACGCAAATAGGCCTATTCATAGTTGAATATTGCCTTACCAAAGAATTAATGAGAGCCGGAATCAAACCGGATGCAATCATTGGACACAGTCTGGGAGAATATACAGCGGCTTGTATTGTAGGTTCTCTTACATTGGAAGATGCATTAAAACTCGTTTACCATCGAGGAAGATTAATGGGAATGATGCCAAAAGGAGCCATGCTTCTGGTGCAATCTACAGAAAATGACCTAAAACCATTATTGCTAAACGGAGTTTCTTTTTGTGCTTTCAATGCTGATAATAGTGTTGTAATTGGAGGATCGATAGAAGATATTAGTGAGCAATGCAGCATATTGGAATTAAATAGTATCGAATACAAAAAATTAAAAGTATCCCACGCTTATCATACACAAATGATGAACGATGTCTTAGCTGAATATGATGAAATATTGTCTCAGGCAGAGTTTAAAAGTTTTGAATCTGTGATATTTTCTACCTATACAGGTGATCTTACAGAACCGGAAGTTTTTTGTTCTAAACTGTATTGGCTAAATCAAATAATTCATCCTGTAAAGTTTTCGCAAGCGATTAAAAAGGCAGCTTCTCATTTTTCAAATCCGGTTTTTATTGAAATTGGACCAGGAAACGGATTGTCTTATTTTGCCAATACGATCTTTAATCATCAGGTTAGCACAGTTAGTTTATTGCCAAGACCATCTAATAAAAGCAATGCTGTAACTAATTTTTATGAAGCAAAAGCGATTCTTCTTGCAAAAGGAGTACGTTTTAATTTGCCTGAAGTTCACGAAGGAAAAAGAGTTCCAATACCAGGTTACGTTTTTTCAAAAGACAGGTTTTGGAAACCAAAAATCAAGATCAATTACAAGAGCTTTTACGACGTACAGGAATCTTATTATAATACCAACAATCAATATAAAAGCGACAGACTGAGATCTTCAATAGAGATTGAACTTGCTGATGATAAGGAAGTTTCAGAGGAGATATTAAACAGCTTAAATGATTTAAATGCTCAGTATTTAAATGAAGTTAAAAAGCTTTTTTCAACAACAGAAAAAATTAGTAATCTAATTGAAGTATTGTATGATGAGGTTGTGTCAGACAGTGAAGAAATAACTCCAAATGCTATACAATTCAATAAAAAAAGAAATGTCAGCAGCGTATTTGTAGCACCGGAAACAGAAACCGAAAAAAGCATCCAGGAATATTGGAGCACAATTTTAGGCTATTCTCCTGCCGGAATACAAGACAATTATTTTGAAGTAGGAGGAAACTCTTTACTGGCTACAAAATTACTTTCTCTATTGTCTGATAAATTCGAAATCACATTGTCTTTTAGAGAATTGTCGGAATGTCAGACGATAAAAGAACTGGCTGTTTTGATCGACTCAAAAAAGGAAATTCTTGAGTTAGTAGAGACTATCGAAATGGATAATAACAACGACAATTATATTGAATTATGA